The following are from one region of the Bacillus methanolicus MGA3 genome:
- the pglZ gene encoding BREX-3 system phosphatase PglZ produces the protein MKTWRDEIVQKFVNQPYSLLLVNDPDFLLNDEEILQRLRENEYEVIHFNDSIFIRYLYESQFREKVEQNQLKLLFFSNDENYTYFPYDFLQHGYHIELKISELFPKFSPGIVKQLDKEDFDVLYTAHKQYQGSSSDKETLEYIVKHVYKIVHELIDSEVELYKLLLSVHYAKKQLPSIVQQFLIEKLSGKNVFEGIPIKRLLTSSSYFFQYIEKQWTTFVHQLLDLQEGSVLEETPLYLAHPFSNPDVRRLMNDLFAEGYIRKIKTNVSYSFPTWMKYGVEVDEDGSLQEKIRHLHEKIMEQITSASRYKDWINIMELMAEYKCTVLDTNKQEYEREVSALFRKVNEMFEKWMMEGYRSLTSLPPVPKPKMVHHIVQFLASKRGQNEKIALLVLDGMSYVQWKKIKYYLTNKGFSFEENGVFSWVPTLTSVSRQAIFAGNFPSAFSQSIGTTAKEENYWKTFWENSGLLKQYVSYQKGLGKEAYKKEGIAAFKRPNVKVYGAVIDIIDQFIHGAVQGEKSLMSELQLWLNTDYLMQLLTDLHREKFTIYITSDHGNTESVGIGRISEGVLVEQKGERVRVYTDTILFKDAAEKIDGIPWTGVGLPEDYHALLAQYGQAFVNKNERIVSHGSISIEEVIVPFVKVIPSLGG, from the coding sequence ATGAAAACTTGGCGTGATGAAATTGTCCAAAAGTTTGTCAATCAGCCTTATTCGTTATTGTTAGTCAATGATCCGGATTTTTTATTGAATGATGAAGAAATTCTTCAACGATTAAGAGAGAATGAATATGAGGTCATTCATTTTAATGATAGCATCTTTATTCGTTACCTGTATGAGTCTCAATTTAGAGAGAAAGTCGAGCAAAATCAATTAAAATTGCTTTTCTTTAGTAATGATGAAAATTACACTTATTTTCCATATGATTTTTTGCAACATGGATACCATATTGAATTAAAGATTAGCGAGTTATTTCCAAAGTTTTCACCAGGAATTGTTAAACAGCTAGACAAAGAAGATTTCGATGTCTTGTATACTGCACATAAACAGTATCAGGGTTCTTCTTCTGATAAGGAAACGTTGGAATACATCGTTAAACATGTTTATAAAATTGTTCATGAGCTAATTGATAGCGAAGTTGAGTTATATAAATTACTTCTTTCGGTTCATTATGCTAAGAAACAATTACCGTCGATTGTACAGCAGTTTTTAATCGAAAAGTTATCAGGCAAAAACGTATTTGAAGGAATACCTATAAAACGTTTGCTTACATCTTCTAGTTATTTTTTTCAATATATAGAGAAGCAATGGACTACATTTGTTCATCAATTACTGGATTTACAAGAGGGAAGTGTATTAGAAGAAACTCCTTTGTATTTAGCTCATCCATTTTCTAATCCAGATGTTAGAAGGCTGATGAACGATTTATTTGCAGAAGGTTATATTAGAAAAATCAAAACGAACGTATCATATTCTTTTCCAACTTGGATGAAATACGGTGTAGAAGTGGATGAGGATGGTTCATTGCAGGAAAAAATTCGTCATCTTCATGAAAAAATCATGGAGCAAATCACTTCTGCATCTCGCTATAAAGATTGGATTAACATAATGGAACTGATGGCTGAATACAAGTGTACAGTTTTAGATACAAACAAACAAGAATATGAGAGGGAAGTAAGCGCTCTTTTTCGTAAAGTAAACGAAATGTTTGAAAAATGGATGATGGAAGGCTACCGTTCATTAACAAGCTTGCCACCGGTTCCTAAACCGAAAATGGTTCATCATATTGTACAATTTCTTGCATCGAAGCGGGGACAAAATGAAAAAATCGCTTTGCTAGTATTGGACGGGATGAGCTATGTTCAATGGAAAAAAATCAAGTATTATTTAACCAATAAAGGCTTCTCCTTTGAAGAAAACGGTGTGTTTTCTTGGGTTCCGACATTAACATCGGTTTCTCGTCAAGCCATTTTCGCTGGTAATTTTCCATCTGCATTTTCACAAAGTATTGGCACAACCGCAAAAGAAGAGAACTATTGGAAAACATTTTGGGAAAATAGCGGACTATTAAAACAATATGTTTCATATCAAAAGGGATTAGGAAAAGAAGCTTATAAAAAGGAAGGAATTGCAGCCTTTAAACGTCCGAACGTTAAAGTATATGGCGCTGTTATTGACATAATCGACCAATTTATCCATGGAGCCGTACAAGGTGAAAAAAGTTTAATGTCTGAGTTGCAATTATGGTTAAATACAGACTATTTAATGCAATTATTAACTGATTTGCACCGCGAAAAATTCACCATTTACATTACATCTGACCATGGGAATACGGAAAGTGTAGGTATTGGTAGAATTTCTGAAGGAGTATTAGTAGAACAAAAAGGAGAACGAGTGCGAGTTTACACAGATACCATTTTGTTTAAAGACGCAGCCGAAAAAATAGATGGTATTCCTTGGACTGGTGTAGGGTTACCGGAAGACTATCATGCTTTATTAGCTCAATATGGACAAGCATTTGTCAATAAAAATGAGCGAATTGTTAGCCATGGTAGTATTAGTATTGAGGAAGTCATCGTTCCTTTTGTGAAAGTGATTCCGTCTTTAGGAGGATAA
- a CDS encoding DEAD/DEAH box helicase translates to MFNIGEIVHGPHFPESVEIKRCELFGEFYIIEAIGRETNQFYELMLEKEKLTDLKSLKENKSEGNIQAIDIQRYLQYLMLHNEVKYSRTRALGNKKLLPLPHQIEAVYGRMLQVPQIRFLLADDPGAGKTIMSGMLIKELKARYSMERILILVPPLVVRQWQEELLEKFNEHFHIINRNVLKEYGGKNPFVANDLCLASMYWAAREDIKLLIQEAEFDLIIVDEAHKMAAYTHGTIKKRTSRTKLYQLGESILRKVPHCLLLTATPHKGDMENFRHLMKLIDEDIFSNISGNESLREKTNPFMIRRLKESMKNFDGTPLFPKRTTKTIKYTLTDEELALYDAVTQYVREHFNRAISNGSNSTAFAMMLLQRRLSSSLEAIHLSLKRRYKRLVQLYKQTEQERQKYIKKLGHIELENYLEEASEQQELIEKQLEHAVDSIDTTELKKEIMVLKKLIDQAENLKLYAVEKKYQELEKTLFGTNGLLQQNEKILIFTESTDTLNYLERKLLEHVPKIAKIVGSFSMDERRRQVELFRNECQIMLATDAGGESINLQFCNQMINYDIPWNPNKLEQRMGRIHRIGQKNEVFVFNLVAQNTREGSVMIRLLEKMEQMKEDLGSDLVYDFIGEVLEDKFDSLADLMQEAILNRERLDDVIANMEKTLSEEHQKLLKLMQEERMVEDPLDLSILKREQNDLTVKRIPIRAYTDLATYILEKKKVRVYDTNDGKVKRIERLPKFIRDSLPELARYQGESYRFTGVREYESEEVALLDSDHPIFKLSMDLMKKENEKRSWGGYLVTYDVPERLMVEVYNISIVDGTGKELENHFIHLAKRENGEMVALDPYWLFAGHFYENVIELSDYASNECIGHVLKQSSLIRDQVQAKRQKKLDKLLVFLEKSFNEQYRNTLEKLEKYQQENIENRNSALINQMNAHLIDLDMKKEERLNIIRRQKNISMKPPKKILSLQLAPTGRSKRVMSIDYKDVVEKYEKANGRMNIKMFDCLALVDFYSERFNGEERYIILTNDSNYMPSEEHLEDLADILNKVYIYVVQDGEIIEERAMEKEIFVF, encoded by the coding sequence ATGTTTAACATCGGTGAAATCGTACATGGGCCACATTTCCCAGAAAGTGTTGAAATTAAGCGTTGTGAATTATTTGGTGAGTTCTACATTATCGAGGCCATTGGACGAGAAACAAATCAATTTTATGAACTTATGCTGGAGAAAGAGAAATTAACAGATTTAAAAAGTTTAAAGGAAAATAAAAGCGAAGGTAATATTCAAGCGATTGACATTCAGCGATATTTGCAATATTTAATGTTACACAATGAGGTTAAGTACTCGCGAACAAGAGCATTAGGGAACAAAAAATTATTACCATTACCGCACCAAATTGAAGCAGTTTACGGCAGAATGCTTCAAGTTCCACAAATTCGCTTTTTACTTGCTGATGACCCGGGTGCTGGTAAAACGATTATGTCTGGGATGCTAATCAAAGAATTAAAAGCTAGATATAGTATGGAACGTATTCTAATTTTAGTTCCTCCTTTAGTAGTGAGACAATGGCAAGAAGAATTGTTAGAGAAGTTTAACGAACACTTCCATATTATTAATCGAAATGTGTTAAAGGAATACGGTGGAAAAAATCCGTTTGTCGCCAACGATTTATGTTTAGCTTCTATGTATTGGGCTGCACGGGAAGATATTAAACTATTAATTCAAGAAGCGGAGTTTGATTTAATTATCGTCGACGAAGCGCATAAAATGGCAGCGTATACACATGGAACGATAAAAAAACGCACTTCAAGGACAAAACTGTATCAATTAGGCGAGTCGATATTACGTAAGGTGCCGCATTGTTTGTTGTTGACTGCTACTCCGCATAAAGGTGATATGGAGAATTTCCGCCATTTAATGAAATTAATCGATGAAGATATTTTCTCCAATATAAGCGGGAATGAAAGTTTACGTGAAAAAACGAATCCATTCATGATCCGCCGTTTGAAAGAAAGTATGAAAAACTTTGACGGAACACCGCTATTTCCAAAACGAACGACGAAAACAATTAAATATACTTTGACAGACGAAGAGCTAGCTTTATATGATGCGGTAACTCAATATGTAAGAGAGCATTTTAACCGAGCGATAAGTAATGGAAGTAATAGTACTGCATTTGCGATGATGCTCCTGCAACGACGCCTAAGTTCGTCTTTGGAAGCGATTCATTTATCTCTTAAAAGAAGATATAAACGTTTAGTCCAGTTATACAAGCAAACAGAGCAAGAAAGGCAAAAGTATATTAAAAAATTAGGACATATTGAGTTGGAGAATTATTTAGAAGAGGCGAGCGAGCAACAAGAATTGATTGAGAAACAGTTGGAACATGCTGTAGATTCCATTGATACAACCGAATTAAAAAAGGAAATTATGGTTTTAAAGAAGTTAATCGATCAAGCGGAAAATCTTAAGTTATATGCGGTAGAGAAAAAGTATCAAGAATTAGAGAAAACGCTGTTTGGGACAAATGGACTACTTCAGCAAAATGAGAAGATTCTCATTTTTACGGAGTCTACAGATACATTGAATTATTTAGAAAGAAAGCTTCTTGAGCATGTACCAAAAATCGCGAAAATTGTTGGTAGTTTTTCAATGGATGAGCGTAGAAGACAAGTTGAACTTTTCCGAAACGAGTGTCAAATTATGCTTGCAACTGATGCAGGTGGAGAATCGATAAATCTCCAGTTTTGTAATCAAATGATTAACTATGATATCCCTTGGAATCCAAATAAATTAGAACAGCGAATGGGACGTATTCATCGTATCGGGCAGAAGAACGAAGTGTTTGTATTTAACTTAGTAGCGCAAAATACTCGTGAAGGTAGTGTCATGATTCGTCTGCTTGAAAAAATGGAGCAGATGAAAGAAGACTTAGGATCTGATTTAGTTTATGATTTTATTGGCGAAGTTTTAGAAGATAAGTTTGATAGTTTAGCCGACTTAATGCAGGAAGCAATTTTAAACCGAGAACGTCTGGATGATGTTATTGCCAATATGGAAAAAACATTGTCGGAAGAGCACCAAAAGCTATTGAAGCTCATGCAAGAAGAAAGAATGGTTGAAGATCCGCTCGATTTATCGATTTTAAAACGTGAACAAAATGATTTAACAGTAAAACGCATTCCAATTCGGGCATATACAGATTTAGCAACATACATTTTAGAAAAGAAAAAGGTCCGAGTCTATGATACAAACGATGGTAAAGTAAAACGTATTGAACGTTTACCAAAATTTATTCGAGACAGCCTGCCTGAATTAGCTCGTTATCAAGGAGAAAGTTACCGTTTTACGGGTGTGCGTGAATATGAATCTGAGGAAGTGGCGTTATTAGATAGTGACCACCCAATTTTTAAATTAAGTATGGACTTAATGAAAAAAGAAAATGAAAAGCGTTCTTGGGGAGGATATTTAGTCACTTATGATGTTCCTGAACGATTGATGGTTGAAGTATACAATATTAGCATTGTAGATGGAACAGGAAAAGAACTTGAGAACCATTTTATTCATCTAGCCAAACGAGAAAATGGCGAAATGGTTGCATTAGATCCATACTGGCTATTTGCTGGTCATTTTTACGAAAACGTTATTGAATTAAGTGATTATGCATCAAACGAATGTATAGGACATGTTCTAAAGCAATCATCTTTAATAAGAGATCAAGTTCAAGCCAAACGTCAAAAAAAATTAGATAAGCTTCTGGTATTCCTAGAGAAATCTTTTAATGAACAATACCGTAACACTCTAGAGAAGCTAGAAAAATATCAACAAGAAAACATTGAAAATCGCAATAGTGCCCTTATTAACCAAATGAACGCTCATTTAATTGACTTAGATATGAAGAAAGAAGAACGTTTGAACATCATTCGTCGCCAAAAAAATATTAGCATGAAACCACCAAAGAAAATTCTTTCTTTACAACTTGCCCCTACAGGACGCAGTAAACGAGTCATGTCTATTGACTATAAGGATGTAGTAGAAAAATACGAAAAAGCAAACGGACGGATGAACATAAAAATGTTTGATTGCCTAGCATTAGTCGACTTTTACAGCGAACGCTTTAATGGCGAAGAACGCTATATCATCCTGACAAACGATTCAAATTATATGCCATCTGAAGAACATCTTGAAGATTTAGCTGATATTTTGAATAAAGTGTACATTTATGTCGTTCAAGACGGCGAGATTATTGAAGAGAGAGCGATGGAGAAGGAAATATTTGTTTTTTAA
- a CDS encoding transposase gives MNNYDTADSLLEEWIQLAWSSPFPSFHQVAKTIENWKAQILQYFLTPFTNGRIEGTNHKIKNIKRRAFGFRNLERFGYVYFWNVQVKLIKIRLLNHALHQLSAL, from the coding sequence GTGAATAACTACGATACAGCTGATTCACTCTTAGAAGAATGGATTCAACTCGCATGGAGCAGCCCATTTCCTTCATTTCATCAAGTTGCCAAGACGATAGAAAATTGGAAGGCACAAATTTTACAATATTTTCTTACACCTTTTACGAATGGTCGGATTGAAGGTACAAACCATAAGATTAAGAACATCAAAAGACGTGCTTTTGGCTTCAGAAACCTTGAAAGATTCGGCTACGTGTATTTTTGGAATGTACAGGTAAAACTTATAAAAATCAGGTTGCTTAACCATGCCCTCCATCAGCTTTCCGCATTGTAG
- a CDS encoding transposase, which translates to MDTQSGSVLGMEHQRSYNSTQILLTKKILSNKCVHTVVMDMWDPFQKAVKSIFPEACIVIDKYHVVQKVTHALDQVRKKTTGLKKGRFKLLKGSEKLTANEKQQLDEMLEEHSE; encoded by the coding sequence TTGGATACCCAATCCGGGAGTGTGCTTGGTATGGAACATCAACGGAGTTATAATTCAACTCAGATCTTACTTACCAAGAAGATTCTGTCTAATAAATGTGTTCATACCGTTGTTATGGATATGTGGGATCCCTTCCAAAAAGCTGTTAAATCTATATTCCCAGAGGCCTGTATCGTCATCGATAAATATCATGTGGTGCAAAAGGTAACACATGCACTTGACCAAGTTAGAAAGAAAACTACTGGACTAAAAAAGGGACGGTTTAAACTCTTGAAAGGTTCTGAAAAGTTAACAGCTAATGAAAAACAACAATTAGACGAGATGCTCGAAGAGCATTCAGAATAG
- a CDS encoding transposase family protein yields the protein MFLLRFFSSHVHDWRTRKVRDLSVLGKPLFLFVRVNRYRCHNCNEVFSQTFESISPNKHQTNRYREYLYEMCIGSTIQEVSRKEKIPYTTVPC from the coding sequence TTGTTCTTACTGCGGTTTTTTTCTAGTCATGTCCATGACTGGCGGACAAGAAAAGTTCGTGACTTGTCCGTATTAGGTAAGCCCCTTTTCTTATTTGTCAGAGTGAATAGATACCGTTGTCACAACTGTAATGAGGTATTTTCACAAACATTTGAATCTATCAGTCCTAATAAGCATCAGACCAATCGGTACAGAGAATATCTGTACGAAATGTGCATTGGCTCCACTATCCAAGAAGTGAGTCGAAAGGAAAAAATACCTTATACAACAGTTCCGTGCTAA
- a CDS encoding reverse transcriptase domain-containing protein has translation MGKDLFSIELMKKAWMKCRSFNYADIRDFHLYSERDFYDKNINYILDDLRIKLKNGYMFHPKYMIPFPKKNGLIRRKVFLNLQDQIVTHAILEIIGYKIDKKFYCWSFGNRLERKRSIYLSNTFIHYVKQYNRFLRHLIYQLKNGYKNYCETDITSYFDHINHDILISQINSIIKDQNLDYIRDYLIPNFLKSPFIYNNKELTKNSGIPQGGAFSYFLSNVYLTEIDYEMSRFPNIKYLRYVDDIRILGKNYIDVERALIYLQERLSSLELELNSSKTSIKEINIDNDLKKFEEEQAEKLSHFNDIVVDKDKIYKLIDLQKQNEELLNDNNNFDELLKLRERKRTFAVNRLISHGVPTSFSFLKEIAKNRLDKVAYLLSHLNKFKHKVKEIEKFNEIFLNRPYEVIQGIALTNKFKWSKDFNFVDSYITSKFGQIELTLINNIELDRLYFSKIVKRVYFDLKKSNPFLIQTILYQFQKQSISDWIKVKFINEILKYKKYEEFDICIQLAALFKENRKIFDKVKHINKLEVENYLNFLRSNYPSFYNLLCNEDRAKPSVEVFPDKEFATLSEFMKNRIFSYREINKIMKDVINLVINSPIYLEKPHMINLLNIWVKQDEQDETIKVKLNPSPIEHVIFRTPEEILNKKDIYTELQASFLIGLIWISLYLKNLNDIQEYYQPYIEFNPKKFWINNNRLFKDSCSKTTLQKTKDYERFLNTLDTIRLLTRKNPKIRKNIRELRNEGGSLMTTAKSIEVFFSYSHSDESYRQQLIKHLSVMKRSGEINGWSDRDINVGEEWKEKINDKLNSAKVIILLISPDFLASDYCYEIEMRRALERHKSGEARVIPIILRPCDWQATPLGDLQALPTDGKPIELWDSKDSAFNEVTQGIRKAIRSMYQEV, from the coding sequence ATGGGGAAAGATTTATTTTCAATCGAATTAATGAAGAAAGCTTGGATGAAATGTAGAAGTTTTAATTACGCGGATATTCGAGATTTTCATTTGTATTCAGAAAGGGATTTTTATGACAAAAACATAAACTATATATTAGATGATTTAAGAATAAAACTAAAGAACGGCTATATGTTTCATCCAAAATATATGATTCCTTTTCCGAAAAAAAATGGATTAATACGTAGAAAAGTCTTTTTAAATTTACAAGACCAAATTGTAACCCATGCCATTTTAGAAATTATTGGCTATAAAATTGATAAAAAATTTTACTGTTGGTCTTTTGGAAATAGATTAGAACGTAAAAGGAGTATTTACTTATCTAATACTTTTATTCACTATGTTAAACAATATAACCGATTTCTCAGACATTTAATTTATCAACTCAAAAATGGATATAAGAATTATTGTGAAACGGATATCACATCATATTTTGATCATATAAACCACGATATACTAATATCACAAATAAACAGTATTATAAAAGACCAAAATCTTGATTACATAAGGGATTATCTTATTCCAAATTTTCTTAAATCCCCTTTCATTTACAATAATAAAGAGTTGACTAAAAATTCCGGTATTCCACAAGGCGGAGCTTTCTCCTATTTTTTAAGTAATGTCTATTTAACAGAGATAGATTATGAGATGAGTAGATTTCCAAATATAAAATATTTAAGATATGTAGACGATATTCGGATTTTAGGAAAAAATTACATAGATGTGGAAAGAGCTTTGATCTATCTGCAAGAAAGGCTATCTAGTTTGGAGCTAGAACTAAATAGCTCTAAAACCTCTATTAAAGAAATAAATATAGATAATGATTTGAAAAAATTTGAGGAAGAACAGGCCGAAAAACTATCACATTTCAATGACATTGTCGTGGATAAAGATAAAATATATAAGCTAATAGATTTACAAAAACAAAATGAAGAACTGTTAAATGATAACAATAATTTTGATGAACTTTTAAAATTAAGAGAAAGAAAAAGAACCTTTGCAGTTAATAGGCTTATTTCTCATGGTGTTCCGACAAGTTTTTCTTTCTTAAAGGAAATTGCAAAGAATAGATTAGATAAGGTTGCATATTTACTTTCACACTTAAACAAATTTAAACACAAAGTTAAAGAGATCGAAAAATTTAATGAAATTTTTTTGAATAGGCCCTATGAAGTAATACAGGGAATCGCATTAACCAATAAATTTAAATGGTCTAAAGATTTTAATTTTGTTGATAGTTATATTACAAGTAAATTTGGACAAATAGAGTTAACACTTATTAATAACATTGAACTGGATCGTTTATATTTTTCAAAAATAGTAAAACGAGTGTATTTTGACTTAAAAAAATCTAATCCTTTTCTCATACAAACGATTTTGTATCAATTTCAAAAGCAAAGTATTTCAGATTGGATTAAGGTAAAATTTATTAATGAGATACTAAAATATAAGAAATATGAAGAATTTGATATTTGTATACAGTTAGCAGCTTTATTTAAAGAAAACAGAAAGATATTTGACAAAGTTAAACACATAAATAAATTAGAAGTAGAAAATTATTTAAATTTCCTTAGATCTAATTATCCGAGTTTTTATAATTTATTATGTAATGAAGATAGGGCTAAACCTAGTGTTGAGGTATTTCCTGATAAGGAGTTTGCTACACTCAGTGAGTTTATGAAGAATCGCATTTTTAGCTACAGAGAAATTAATAAAATTATGAAAGATGTAATAAATTTAGTAATTAATAGTCCAATCTATTTAGAGAAGCCACATATGATAAATTTATTGAATATTTGGGTAAAGCAAGACGAGCAAGATGAAACTATTAAGGTAAAATTAAATCCATCTCCTATAGAGCACGTTATATTTCGAACTCCTGAAGAGATTTTAAATAAAAAAGATATATATACAGAGTTACAAGCAAGTTTTTTAATAGGTTTAATATGGATAAGTTTATATTTAAAGAATTTAAATGATATTCAAGAATACTATCAACCTTATATAGAATTTAATCCAAAAAAATTTTGGATTAATAATAATAGACTATTTAAAGATTCTTGTTCCAAAACAACCTTACAAAAAACTAAAGATTATGAAAGATTTTTAAACACACTAGATACTATAAGATTATTAACTAGAAAAAATCCAAAAATTAGAAAAAACATAAGAGAACTTAGAAACGAGGGAGGAAGTTTAATGACTACAGCAAAATCCATAGAAGTCTTTTTTTCTTATAGCCATAGTGATGAATCCTATAGACAACAACTGATAAAGCATTTATCTGTTATGAAACGTAGCGGGGAAATTAATGGATGGAGTGATAGAGATATAAATGTGGGAGAAGAATGGAAAGAAAAGATAAATGACAAGCTGAATAGCGCTAAAGTTATCATATTACTTATTAGTCCTGATTTTTTAGCATCTGATTATTGTTATGAAATTGAAATGAGAAGAGCTTTAGAACGACATAAATCTGGAGAAGCTAGAGTAATTCCGATTATTCTTCGTCCCTGCGATTGGCAGGCAACTCCATTAGGTGATCTTCAAGCTTTACCTACAGATGGGAAACCTATAGAATTGTGGGATAGTAAAGATAGTGCTTTTAATGAGGTTACACAAGGCATAAGAAAAGCAATTAGAAGCATGTATCAAGAGGTATAA
- a CDS encoding IS1182 family transposase, whose amino-acid sequence MKHDHISFIYYNMDQLILPLDLEVLIPEHHLARVVHEAVEQLDDSIFLPHYKGGGRSSYYPKMMLKILVYAYAEKIYSGRKIAKQLKENIYFMWLSGNQQPDFRTINRFRSERMKPIIYEVFFSVVELLRQKGLVRLEDYYLDGTKIEANANRYSFVWIKAVKKYDEKLNEKYRKIAFDIERVLEGELQQEALDLDEQLEQKPVTSKEIQETMKKVDEHLKKDPSNKTLKKAKKQLSKDLLPRKQKYEQQRKIAQERNSFSKTDHDATFMRMKEDHMKNGQLKPGYNVQMGTEGQFIIGYSLHQRAGDTRCFIEHLEHVNQYISLPQNIIADSGYGSEENYTYLEEQGKKAYIPYNTFDQEQKRTWKKRIERVENMEYDEEFDEFICANGQRFTFQYETKKESDHGYLSIKRRYRCDQCQGCSFQSTCAKGKTYRTITISLKNQIQRKEVKERLHSDDGKEKYRCRKIDVESVYGQIKQNLDFRRFHLRGLSKTTVEWGLVCVAHNFKKWQKIRALQQGGIK is encoded by the coding sequence ATGAAACATGATCATATTTCCTTCATTTATTATAACATGGACCAACTTATTCTACCACTAGATTTAGAAGTCCTCATCCCTGAACATCATCTCGCACGTGTTGTGCATGAAGCGGTTGAACAGCTCGACGATTCTATTTTTCTCCCTCATTACAAAGGCGGTGGCCGCAGCAGTTATTATCCGAAAATGATGTTGAAGATTTTAGTGTATGCGTATGCCGAAAAAATTTATTCTGGTCGAAAAATTGCCAAACAGTTAAAAGAAAACATTTATTTCATGTGGCTAAGCGGGAACCAACAACCGGATTTCCGCACCATCAATCGATTTCGATCCGAACGTATGAAACCCATTATCTATGAAGTCTTCTTCTCAGTAGTCGAACTCCTACGTCAAAAGGGACTTGTTCGACTCGAAGATTACTATTTGGATGGAACCAAAATCGAAGCCAATGCCAATCGATATTCGTTTGTGTGGATAAAGGCTGTCAAGAAATATGATGAGAAACTGAATGAGAAATATCGAAAAATCGCCTTTGACATTGAACGGGTTCTCGAGGGAGAACTCCAACAAGAGGCATTGGATTTAGACGAGCAATTAGAACAAAAGCCCGTTACCTCTAAAGAGATTCAAGAAACCATGAAGAAAGTAGATGAGCATTTAAAAAAAGATCCGTCTAATAAAACGCTAAAGAAAGCAAAGAAACAATTGAGTAAAGACCTTCTCCCACGGAAGCAAAAATATGAACAACAACGAAAAATTGCCCAAGAACGAAACAGTTTTTCAAAAACCGATCATGATGCGACCTTCATGCGAATGAAAGAAGATCACATGAAAAATGGGCAATTGAAACCAGGATATAATGTACAAATGGGAACGGAAGGTCAATTTATCATTGGGTATTCTCTTCATCAACGAGCAGGAGACACACGTTGTTTCATCGAGCATCTGGAACATGTAAACCAATACATTTCCCTCCCTCAAAATATTATTGCCGATTCTGGATACGGGAGCGAGGAGAACTATACATACTTAGAAGAACAAGGAAAGAAAGCATACATTCCTTACAATACGTTTGACCAAGAGCAAAAGAGAACATGGAAAAAACGGATCGAACGAGTCGAAAACATGGAATATGATGAGGAATTCGATGAATTCATTTGTGCGAATGGACAACGTTTTACTTTTCAATATGAAACAAAGAAGGAATCAGACCACGGGTACCTATCAATCAAACGTCGATATCGATGCGATCAGTGTCAAGGTTGTTCATTCCAAAGTACTTGTGCAAAAGGAAAAACGTATCGCACCATCACCATTTCATTAAAGAATCAGATTCAAAGAAAGGAAGTAAAAGAACGATTACATTCTGACGATGGAAAAGAAAAATATCGATGTCGAAAGATTGATGTGGAAAGTGTGTACGGTCAAATCAAGCAGAATCTAGACTTTCGACGTTTTCATTTACGAGGCCTCTCCAAAACGACTGTGGAATGGGGTCTAGTTTGCGTTGCACACAATTTTAAAAAGTGGCAAAAAATAAGGGCACTTCAACAAGGGGGAATAAAATAA